A window of the Zeugodacus cucurbitae isolate PBARC_wt_2022May chromosome 2, idZeuCucr1.2, whole genome shotgun sequence genome harbors these coding sequences:
- the LOC105210194 gene encoding cleavage stimulation factor subunit 1, producing MRDIEILDPRNLVKNREILYRLIISQLMYDGLEKFAMELSMLVKADECAPSERLLHVMIAGMQATTEKPVAPKDDVLPGIDLEFEPEASALAPEPASYETAYVTSHKQSCRAGAFSHDGTLVATGSVDASIKILDVERMLAKSAPEDIEPGREQQGHPVIRTLYDHTDEVAYLEFHPKEHILASGSRDGTVKLFDIAKPSVKKAHKVFTDCEPVTCLSFHPTGDYMAIGTEHFVLRLYDVHTSQCFVSAIPSQQHKAAVTCVKFAPTAKLYATGSLDGAIKIWDGVSGRCINTIPEAHAGAEICSLEFTRNGKYLLSSGKDSLVYLWELCTSRPVQTYTGAGTTGKQEHNTQAVFNHTEDYVLFPDEATTSLCSWNSRNGGRLNLMSLGHNGPVRFITHSPNSPAFLTCSDDFRARFWYRRSTNQ from the exons atgcGTGATATTGAAATATTAGATCCCAGAAATTTGGTGAAAAACCGTGAAATTCTTTATAGACTTATTATAAG TCAATTGATGTATGATGGCCTGGAGAAATTTGCAATGGAATTATCCATGTTAGTAAAAGCAGATGAATGCGCGCCCAGCGAACGCTTATTGCATGTTATGATTGCCGGCATGCAGGCTACTACCGAAAAGCCTGTAGCACCTAAGGACGACGTTCTGCCTGGAATTGATTTAGAATTTGAGCCTGAGGCATCTGCGCTTGCTCCGGAACCAGCTTCATATGAAACTGCTTACGTTACATCGCATAAGCAGTCTTGTCGCGCTGGCGCATTTAGTCACGATGGTACACTCGTTGCTACAGGTAGTGTAGATGCAAGTATAAAAATCTTGGATGTTGAGCGCATGTTGGCTAAATCGGCACCAGAAGACATAGAACCGGGTCGTGAACAACAAGGACATCCTGTTATACGTACGCTGTATGATCACACAGACGAAGTAGCGTATTTGGAATTCCATCCAAAAGAACATATACTTGCTTCCGGTTCACGAGATGGCACTGTAAAACTTTTTGATATTGCAAAACCTTCAGTGAAAAAAGCACATAAAGTCTTTACTGATTGTGAACCCGTAACCTGTCTGTCATTCCATCCTACCGGTGATTATATGGCAATTGGTACAGAACACTTTGTTTTGCGACTCTATGACGTACACACATCACAATGTTTTGTGAGTGCCATACCATCTCAGCAACACAAAGCAGCAGTAACCTGTGTAAAGTTTGCGCCGACAGCGAAGTTATATGCCACGGGCAGTTTGGATGGTGCCATTAAAATCTGGGACGGTGTCAGTGGACGCTGTATTAATACAATACCCGAGGCACATGCAGGTGCAGAAATTTGTTCGCTGGAATTCACCAGAAATGGAAAG TATTTGCTTTCATCTGGCAAGGATTCCTTGGTTTATTTATGGGAATTATGCACTAGCCGCCCAGTACAAACATACACAGGTGCTGGAACTACTGGCAAACAGGAACACAATACACAGGCCGTATTCAATCACACCGAAGATTATGTGCTTTTCCCCGATGAAGCCACAACTTCTCTCTGTTCATGGAATTCTCGCAACGGCGGTCGTTTGAATCTGATGTCATTGGGCCATAATGGTCCAGTGCGTTTTATAACACATTCACCTAACTCCCCGGCTTTCCTAACTTGCTCAGACGATTTTCGTGCACGCTTTTGGTATCGTCGTTCAACTAATCAGTAG
- the LOC105210191 gene encoding protein tramtrack, beta isoform isoform X2: MKMASQRFCLRWNNHQSNLLSVFDQLLHAETFTDVTLAVDGQYLKAHKMVLSACSPYFNALFVHHPEKHPIVILKDVPYSDMKSLLDFMYRGEVSVDQERLTAFLRVAESLRIKGLTEVNDDKPSPVEPTPPPPQLQRIQPYLVQQQQHQRSKSQNSLLAGSSAGAGGMAGGSTLSAGQHPQQQQSLLSSALASMPKRKRGRPRKLSGSSNGTVEYERDGMMNDSEMGDCKMGDSYSGNDDGSDDNQRECGDMRDPSESRDSLTHSKKFKSKDNKSKQNENDNSTSDGNDSDCDDQMDTSYMEPQLMLDEYDEPVEFKFDPNATSSPSQQNTAMALAAQAQQQQVERQLLLAQQKKQQLEAAALKFSEAAASGMPGTVTLLNSMVSIPKLTPIGKVSKVKVNKRTKLKQNGVSGGADDKNYPSDYVDMFNVNYIAANSNASQTSNQSNKLKGALSGNSTTSANVSSPSAKTKLNTSSGALPEGEAEGSVRDYCTKEGEHTYRCKVCSRVYTHISNFCRHYVTSHKRNVKVYPCPFCYKEFTRKDNMTAHVKIIHKIENPSTALANASAVVAAAAAAGITPSSAPQSAAASTASTPTPPDLSTQCSNQSATGISTAIASAASSTSSSSTSSTTSLTLGAGRLPEAATAQ; encoded by the exons ATGAAGATGGCATCCCAAAGATTTTGCCTGCGATGGAACAACCATCAAAGCAACTTATTATCTGTGTTCGATCAGTTGCTACACGCTGAGACATTTACGGATGTAACGCTGGCCGTCGATGGACAATACTTAAAAGCACACAAA ATGGTACTATCTGCCTGTAGTCCGTATTTCAATGCGCTCTTCGTGCATCATCCAGAGAAGCATCCcattgtaattttaaaggatGTTCCATACTCGGACATGAAATCTCTGCTCGACTTTATGTATCGCGGTGAAGTTTCGGTAGATCAGGAACGTCTTACCGCTTTCTTACGTGTCGCCGAATCGTTGCGTATCAAAGGTTTAACCGAAGTAAATGATGACAAACCATCACCGGTTGAGCCGACACCGCCACCACCACAACTACAACGTATACAACCATATTtggtgcaacaacagcaacatcaacgTAGCAAATCACAGAATAGCCTATTGGCTGGTTCAAGCGCCGGCGCAGGTGGTATGGCTGGTGGCTCAACATTGTCTGCTGGTCAACatccgcagcaacaacaatcgtTGTTGAGCTCGGCATTAGCATCGATGCCAAAACGAAAACGTGGTAGACCACGGAAATTGTCAGGCAGCTCCAATGGCACGGTGGAGTATGAACGCGACGGCATGATGAAT GATTCAGAGATGGGCGATTGCAAAATGGGTGACTCTTATTCGGGCAATGATGATGGCTCAGATGACAATCAGCGTGAATGTGGCGATATGCGAGACCCAAGC GAAAGCCGAGATTCCCTTACCCACAGCAAgaaattcaaatcaaaagacAATAAATCtaagcaaaatgaaaatgataacAGCACATCTG ATGGCAACGATAGCGACTGCGATGATCAAATGGACACCTCTTACATGGAACCTCAACTAATGCTTGATGAATATGATGAACCGGTCGAATTCAAATTTGATCCCAATGCCACGAGCTCACCTTCGCAACAGAACACCGCTATGGCTTTGGCTGCAcaagcgcaacaacagcaagtggAACGTCAACTCCTGCTCGCCcaacaaaagaaacaacaattGGAGGCGGCTGCGTTGAAATTTTCTGAAGCTGCTGCTAGCGGCATGCCCGGTACCGTAACGCTGCTCAACTCAATGGTTAGCATACCGAAGCTAACACCCATCGGCAAAGTGTCGAAGGTGAAGGTGAATAAACGCACCAAGTTGAAGCAGAATGGTGTTAGCGGTGGTGCTGATGACAAA AATTACCCCAGCGATTATGTGGATATGTTCAATGTGAATTACATTGCCGCCAATTCGAATGCATCTCAAACATCCAACCAATCAAACAAGTTGAAGGGCGCTTTGAGCGGCAACTCTACCACATCCGCCAACGTTTCCTCCCCATCGGCTAAAACCAAACTGAATACATCGAGTGGCGCACTGCCAGAAGGCGAAGCGGAGGGCTCCGTCCGCGATTACTGCACCAAAGAGGGTGAGCATACGTATCGTTGCAAGGTATGTTCTCGCGTCTACACACACATCAGCAACTTCTGCCGCCACTATGTGACATCACATAAACGCAACGTGAAAGTGTATCCCTGCCCCTTCTGCTACAAAGAATTCACACGCAAGGATAATATGACGGCGCATGtgaaaattatacataaaatagAGAATCCCTCAACAGCGTTAGCCAATGCATCGGCCGTggtggcagcagcagccgccgctGGTATAACCCCCTCATCAGCACCACAATCGGCGGCAGCATCGACGGCGTCTACACCCACGCCACCCGATTTGTCGACGCAATGTTCAAATCAATCGGCAACTGGCATATCCACAGCGATCGCGTCGGCAGCATCCTCAACCTCATCCTCGTCGACGTCATCGACAACATCGTTAACATTAGGCGCAGGGCGTCTGCCTGAGGCGGCAACTGCGCAGTAA
- the LOC105210195 gene encoding nucleolar protein 16: protein MKIRKNHQRKRYRYNVNRKTMRKTRESTGKIKDPEMKKLWIETKRNKNFYEMGLSSNPNKAVPIPNFKQARIKTVKIVNGFIEEEIDDEELNEKITDRPRGYVIEQLEADAAAPREKLLRLPKNSIEHLSYFLDKYKFNYKAMVTDRRNYLQWTWKQFRMKIRKFMSIPEQFDEYLKQRNLKTGEKPAWEEYESDSEWK from the exons atgaaaattcggAAGAATCATCAACGTAAGCGTTATCGCTACAATGTGAATAGAAAAACTATGAGAAAAACCCGTGAATCCACAGGAAAGATAAAAGA CCCTGAAATGAAAAAACTTTGGATTGAGACAAAGCGTAATAAAAACTTCTACGAAATGGGTCTGTCTTCTAATCCCAATAAAGCAGTTcctattccaaattttaaacAAGCTCGCATAAAGACAGTGAAGATAGTAAACGGTTTTATTGAGGAAGAAATAGATGATGAAGAACTCAATGAAAAGATAACAGATCGCCCAAGAGGATATGTCATAGAACAATTAGAAGCAGATGCGGCTGCGCCAAGGGAAAAACTCCTAAG GCTACCTAAAAATTCTATCGAACATTTGAGTTACTTTCTGGACAAGTATAAATTTAACTACAAAGCAATGGTGACggatagacgaaattatttgCAATGGACATGGAAACAGTTTCgtatgaaaataagaaaatttatgtCAATACCCGAACAATTTGATGAGTAtttgaaacaaagaaatttaaaaaccgGCGAAAAGCCAGCGTGGGAAGAATACGAGTCAGATAGTGAATGGAAGTAA
- the LOC105210191 gene encoding protein tramtrack, alpha isoform isoform X1 has product MKMASQRFCLRWNNHQSNLLSVFDQLLHAETFTDVTLAVDGQYLKAHKMVLSACSPYFNALFVHHPEKHPIVILKDVPYSDMKSLLDFMYRGEVSVDQERLTAFLRVAESLRIKGLTEVNDDKPSPVEPTPPPPQLQRIQPYLVQQQQHQRSKSQNSLLAGSSAGAGGMAGGSTLSAGQHPQQQQSLLSSALASMPKRKRGRPRKLSGSSNGTVEYERDGMMNDSEMGDCKMGDSYSGNDDGSDDNQRECGDMRDPSESRDSLTHSKKFKSKDNKSKQNENDNSTSVQLINASPELSQRLFGLMKPAATVQPQQQQTQKDTNEPATSQISLLQFNEPHEVTTHLPTALGLKVRSALQLTTSPPQQQQQQSSAQNSNSLLKQQLRAGLKEISNNISNEPMATSSADFSCSALQSLASVAERQKPNAIQPPSASNLHHQFLLHMAANPMLKPSADFFRQQEQTTTQEQQQQQSQGKQSQTQAQLLQHTTDAQPTQLHEQELQREDSMSPTNMDLILDQTDKSEPELTLADETAGLEYKNNEISLGNTDDAVAITTITIGDGPDNESVNAQTTAAAVTTNTRSGATPRRPVQRRRIRRKAQSTIDDQAEHLTEMSVRGLDLFRYARINEGVYQCTECAKEDLQKTFKNKYSFQRHAFLYHEGKVRKVFPCTLCGKEFSRPDKMKNHLKMAHENFVARDTSSFNPLNYLITAATAEEMQTAILTASAAAQQQLQQPSIIQDNYLGNGVSITKATPRQRDNSRSTSPNSAAALLKSQKELTIKNEIVISPSPSPEPIITVPTNGTATSALAVVTKSANMSVLQAKRITQRLEEVN; this is encoded by the exons ATGAAGATGGCATCCCAAAGATTTTGCCTGCGATGGAACAACCATCAAAGCAACTTATTATCTGTGTTCGATCAGTTGCTACACGCTGAGACATTTACGGATGTAACGCTGGCCGTCGATGGACAATACTTAAAAGCACACAAA ATGGTACTATCTGCCTGTAGTCCGTATTTCAATGCGCTCTTCGTGCATCATCCAGAGAAGCATCCcattgtaattttaaaggatGTTCCATACTCGGACATGAAATCTCTGCTCGACTTTATGTATCGCGGTGAAGTTTCGGTAGATCAGGAACGTCTTACCGCTTTCTTACGTGTCGCCGAATCGTTGCGTATCAAAGGTTTAACCGAAGTAAATGATGACAAACCATCACCGGTTGAGCCGACACCGCCACCACCACAACTACAACGTATACAACCATATTtggtgcaacaacagcaacatcaacgTAGCAAATCACAGAATAGCCTATTGGCTGGTTCAAGCGCCGGCGCAGGTGGTATGGCTGGTGGCTCAACATTGTCTGCTGGTCAACatccgcagcaacaacaatcgtTGTTGAGCTCGGCATTAGCATCGATGCCAAAACGAAAACGTGGTAGACCACGGAAATTGTCAGGCAGCTCCAATGGCACGGTGGAGTATGAACGCGACGGCATGATGAAT GATTCAGAGATGGGCGATTGCAAAATGGGTGACTCTTATTCGGGCAATGATGATGGCTCAGATGACAATCAGCGTGAATGTGGCGATATGCGAGACCCAAGC GAAAGCCGAGATTCCCTTACCCACAGCAAgaaattcaaatcaaaagacAATAAATCtaagcaaaatgaaaatgataacAGCACATCTG TGCAACTTATTAATGCCTCACCCGAATTATCGCAAAGACTCTTCGGCTTAATGAAACCAGCAGCAACTgtccaaccacaacaacaacaaacacaaaaggaTACAAACGAACCTGCGACCTCACAAATATCACTGCTACAATTCAATGAACCACATGAGGTGACAACACATCTGCCCACTGCCTTGGGTCTGAAAGTACGTAGTGCATTGCAATTAACTACTtcaccaccacaacaacaacaacaacagagcagTGCCCAGAACTCCAATTCACTGCTGAAGCAACAATTGCGTGCTGGTTTAAAAGAAATATCTAACAATATTTCAAATGAACCAATGGCCACTAGTAGCGCCGATTTCAGCTGTTCAGCACTGCAATCGCTGGCAAGTGTCGCCGAACGTCAGAAGCCTAATGCAATACAGCCACCATCTGCTAGTAATTTGCACCACCAGTTCTTGCTGCATATGGCCGCAAACCCGATGCTGAAACCCAGTGCAGATTTCTTTCGACAGCAGGAACAAACAACTACAcaagagcaacagcaacagcaatcacAAGGTAAACAATCTCAAACACAAGCCCAACTGTTGCAGCATACAACAGACGCACAGCCGACACAATTACACGAACAGGAATTGCAACGTGAAGACAGCATGTCACCCACAAATATGGATCTCATACTCGATCAAACTGATAAATCCGAGCCCGAATTGACTTTGGCGGATGAAACAGCTGGTttggaatataaaaacaatgaaatatcACTGGGAAACACCGATGATGCGGTCgctattacaacaataacaataggcGATGGACCTGACAATGAGAGTGTAAATGCGCAAACTACCGCAGCAGCGGTAACCACAAATACCCGATCAGGCGCCACACCACGTCGACCAGTGCAGCGCCGACGGATACGACGCAAAGCTCAATCCACAATCGACGATCAAGCTGAGCACTTGACAGAGATGTCGGTACGTGGACTGGATCTGTTCCGTTATGCGCGCATTAATGAAGGCGTCTACCAGTGCACCGAATGTGCTAAAGAAGATTTGCAAAAGACTTTCAAGAATAAATACAGCTTCCAGCGACATGCCTTCCTGTATCACGAGGGTAAGGTGCGCAAGGTGTTCCCATGCACGTTGTGCGGCAAGGAATTCTCACGCCCggataaaatgaaaaatcaccTAAAGATGGCGCATGAGAATTTCGTTGCACGGGATACTAGTagctttaatccgctaaactaTTTAATTACGGCGGCAACGGCGGAAGAAATGCAAACCGCAATATTGACGGCAAGCgctgcagcacaacaacaactacaacaaccatCTATCATACAGGACAATTACTTGGGCAATGGTGTTAGTATTACCAAAGCCACGCCGCGACAACGAGACAATTCGCGTTCAACATCGCCAAACTCAGCAGCGGCATTGCTGAAATCGCAGAAGGAGTTAACCATTAAAAACGAGATTGTCATCTCACCTTCGCCCTCACCCGAACCGATTATAACGGTGCCAACGAATGGCACGGCGACATCGGCACTTGCCGTAGTCACAAAATCCGCAAATATGTCCGTGTTGCAGGCGAAACGTATAACGCAAAGACTGGAAGaggttaattaa